A window of Aquitalea denitrificans contains these coding sequences:
- the ptsP gene encoding phosphoenolpyruvate--protein phosphotransferase → MNITLHGVAIGGGIAIGRAHLISRSMDDVAHYGLEDAEVPAEMTRFDEAVRATRKELEMLWGSIPENAPAELGAFLSLHIMLLGDVTISREPREIIEKQRCNAEWALKLQCDLLVEQFDAIEEDYLRERKNDVLQVVERIFKNLDGHAPQLPAPGDLLDDTILVAHDLSPADMVYFKDSNFAAFVTDVGGATSHTAILGRSLDLPSVIALHHARELIREEEQIIVDGQQGVLIVNPDELVLSEYRRRQRAWRDAKRKLSSIRKSDAKTKDGTVIELLANIELPQDVDVVKSSGAAGVGLFRSEFLFLGRDTLPTENEQFEAYRKVAEDMKGLPVTIRTMDLGADKNPKWLNHDVADNPALGLTGIRLCLAEPLMFRAQLRALLRASHYGKVKILFPMLNSLGELKQSIAQLDYAKQELHEEGLPFDEKVEVGAMIEIPSAALVVGSFIKYVDFLSIGTNDLIQYTLAIDRNDDSVSHLYDPVHPAVLKLILHTIRTGIKGGVPVSVCGEMAGDPRLTRLLLGMGLRKFSMHPASLLAVKRMVLNTHLDDIAPIAGRMLRSEDPDKIADLLQLLNTEPDA, encoded by the coding sequence ATGAATATCACCCTGCATGGTGTAGCCATAGGTGGCGGCATCGCCATTGGCCGGGCCCATCTCATCTCGCGCAGCATGGACGATGTGGCGCACTACGGCCTGGAGGATGCAGAAGTTCCAGCCGAGATGACCCGTTTTGACGAGGCAGTGCGTGCCACGCGCAAGGAGCTGGAAATGCTGTGGGGCAGCATTCCGGAAAATGCTCCGGCCGAGCTGGGTGCCTTCCTGTCCTTGCACATCATGTTGCTGGGCGACGTCACCATTTCACGCGAGCCACGTGAAATCATTGAAAAACAGCGCTGCAATGCCGAATGGGCATTGAAGCTGCAATGCGACCTGCTGGTGGAGCAGTTTGACGCCATCGAAGAAGACTACCTGCGCGAGCGCAAGAACGACGTGTTGCAGGTGGTGGAACGCATTTTCAAGAACCTGGACGGTCATGCCCCGCAACTGCCGGCACCGGGTGACCTGCTGGACGACACCATTCTGGTGGCGCACGACTTGTCGCCGGCTGACATGGTGTATTTCAAGGACTCCAACTTCGCTGCCTTCGTCACCGACGTGGGTGGTGCCACCTCGCATACCGCCATTTTGGGGCGCAGCCTCGACCTGCCCTCCGTCATTGCCCTGCACCATGCCCGTGAGTTGATCCGAGAAGAAGAACAGATCATCGTCGATGGTCAGCAAGGCGTGCTGATCGTCAATCCGGATGAGTTGGTCCTTAGCGAATACCGCCGTCGCCAGCGTGCCTGGCGCGATGCCAAGCGCAAGCTGTCCTCCATCCGCAAGTCCGATGCCAAAACCAAAGATGGCACGGTGATAGAACTGCTGGCCAATATCGAATTGCCACAGGATGTCGATGTGGTGAAAAGCTCCGGTGCCGCCGGTGTGGGCCTGTTCCGCAGCGAGTTCTTGTTTCTGGGGCGCGACACCCTGCCCACCGAGAACGAACAGTTCGAGGCCTACCGCAAGGTGGCCGAAGACATGAAAGGCCTGCCGGTCACCATCCGCACCATGGATCTGGGGGCCGACAAGAATCCCAAGTGGCTGAATCACGACGTGGCGGACAATCCGGCACTGGGCCTTACCGGCATCCGCCTGTGCCTGGCCGAGCCGCTGATGTTCCGTGCCCAGTTGCGGGCGCTGTTGCGTGCCTCACACTATGGCAAGGTGAAAATCCTGTTCCCCATGCTCAATTCGCTGGGTGAACTCAAGCAATCCATTGCCCAACTGGATTACGCCAAGCAGGAATTGCACGAAGAAGGCCTGCCATTCGATGAAAAGGTGGAAGTGGGCGCGATGATTGAAATCCCGTCCGCTGCGCTGGTGGTGGGCAGTTTCATCAAATATGTCGACTTCCTGTCCATCGGCACCAACGACCTGATCCAGTACACCCTGGCCATCGACCGTAACGACGATTCGGTCAGCCATCTGTACGACCCGGTACATCCGGCGGTGCTCAAGCTGATCCTGCATACCATCCGCACCGGCATCAAGGGTGGGGTGCCGGTGTCGGTGTGCGGCGAGATGGCAGGCGACCCGCGGCTTACCCGGCTGCTGCTGGGCATGGGGCTGCGCAAGTTCTCCATGCACCCGGCCAGCCTGCTGGCGGTGAAGCGCATGGTACTCAATACCCACCTGGACGATATCGCCCCCATTGCGGGACGCATGCTTCGATCCGAAGACCCTGATAAAATCGCCGATCTTTTGCAACTGCTGAATACCGAGCCGGATGCCTGA
- a CDS encoding DUF3025 domain-containing protein, with product MNHWRNDYLTHPLYQPLADFAHLLPLTDWPAQQDYDQLLQLARPLSTLPATLRFCCDLQADAYYEMHIGNTGEVPTRSRNWHDWFNALAWLAWPLSKAALNARHLRAIGTGEIKRGPRRDAATLLDECGVIVACSYPDLGQALDDMQWQTLFVEQRSAWGRQISVHTLGHAIFEVGLQPHIGWCGKALLLPVDDAFFTASTTVQRQQLDAMLATRLADDGWLENPRQLWPLPLLGIPGWWPDNENPAFYQNTDYFRPSRRAKSSSETV from the coding sequence GTGAACCACTGGCGTAACGACTACCTCACCCATCCGCTATACCAGCCGCTGGCCGACTTTGCCCACCTGCTGCCACTGACTGACTGGCCAGCACAGCAGGATTATGATCAGTTGCTGCAACTGGCCCGCCCGCTCAGCACCCTGCCGGCAACACTACGGTTCTGCTGCGATCTGCAAGCCGATGCCTACTATGAAATGCATATCGGCAACACCGGAGAAGTCCCCACCCGCAGCCGCAACTGGCATGACTGGTTCAATGCCCTGGCCTGGCTGGCGTGGCCCTTGAGCAAGGCCGCCCTCAATGCACGCCATCTGCGTGCCATCGGGACTGGCGAGATAAAACGCGGTCCGCGGCGCGACGCCGCCACCTTGCTGGATGAATGTGGCGTGATCGTGGCCTGCTCGTACCCGGACTTGGGCCAGGCGCTGGATGACATGCAGTGGCAAACCCTGTTTGTGGAACAACGCAGTGCCTGGGGACGGCAGATCAGCGTGCACACGCTGGGACATGCCATCTTCGAAGTCGGCCTGCAGCCACATATCGGCTGGTGCGGCAAGGCTTTGCTGCTGCCAGTGGACGATGCATTTTTCACCGCCAGCACAACCGTGCAGCGCCAGCAGCTGGATGCCATGCTGGCCACGCGCCTGGCCGATGACGGCTGGCTGGAGAACCCGCGCCAGCTATGGCCGCTGCCGCTGCTGGGCATTCCCGGCTGGTGGCCGGACAATGAAAACCCAGCTTTCTACCAAAACACCGACTACTTCCGCCCCAGCCGACGGGCAAAGTCATCCAGCGAAACGGTCTGA
- a CDS encoding HPr family phosphocarrier protein, protein MLRVEIQIINKLGLHARASSKFTQLASRFKSDVGIARNGRRVNGKSIMGVMMLAAAKGSTVELDVDGPDEQEALDALVALINNRFDEAE, encoded by the coding sequence ATGCTGCGCGTTGAAATACAAATTATCAATAAACTTGGCCTGCATGCGCGGGCTTCGAGTAAATTCACCCAGCTTGCCAGCCGTTTCAAGAGCGATGTGGGCATTGCCCGCAATGGTCGCCGCGTGAACGGCAAGAGCATCATGGGCGTGATGATGCTGGCCGCAGCCAAGGGCTCCACCGTGGAGCTGGACGTGGATGGCCCGGATGAACAGGAAGCGCTGGATGCGCTGGTGGCACTGATCAACAATCGTTTTGACGAGGCTGAATGA
- a CDS encoding YihY family inner membrane protein — MNSLRQYASQIGFAGFLVRRMGSQRVLQVAGSLTFTTLLALVPLFTIALTVISAFPVFADYSTRFKVMLLSTLVPEFAGKVISVYMRQFADNAEKLTAAGIVMLGVTALMLMSTIERTFNAIWSVRRGRPWLQQSMVYWTVLTLGPLVLGGGLLSWRWLLKFTRFEKTMPLLASTVEAGGTILLTGIVLSLLYRILPNRFVPIRHAALGAMITAVLLELTKLLFAYYIGQVANYQLVYGAFASIPIFLLWVYCLWMVVLAGAVFTASLSYWEGGAWRRRFEPRRRFLDAVEVLLMLDVAQEQGCSLTPAQLRQQVKIGYDELGLVLDKLAQHGYVQKGQRDGWVLMRKLATVQLSDLFQLFVYRADLANDDDVGQGIEVLLGSVTERLQTVSLDDFARRLGRK; from the coding sequence ATGAATTCGCTCCGACAATACGCTTCGCAAATCGGCTTTGCCGGTTTTCTGGTCAGACGCATGGGCAGCCAGCGTGTGCTGCAGGTGGCCGGCAGTCTGACCTTTACCACCTTGCTGGCGCTGGTGCCGCTGTTCACCATTGCGCTGACGGTGATTTCCGCCTTCCCGGTGTTTGCCGATTACAGCACGCGTTTCAAGGTGATGTTGTTGTCCACGCTGGTACCGGAGTTTGCCGGCAAGGTGATTTCCGTCTACATGCGCCAGTTTGCCGACAATGCGGAAAAGCTGACCGCTGCCGGCATCGTGATGCTGGGGGTGACCGCACTGATGCTGATGTCTACGATCGAGCGCACTTTCAATGCCATCTGGAGCGTACGCCGCGGTAGGCCCTGGCTACAACAGAGCATGGTGTACTGGACGGTGCTGACGCTGGGGCCGCTGGTGCTGGGCGGCGGCCTGTTGTCATGGCGCTGGCTGCTCAAGTTCACCCGTTTCGAAAAAACCATGCCGCTGCTGGCCAGCACGGTAGAGGCCGGTGGCACCATTCTGCTTACCGGCATCGTACTGTCCTTGCTGTACCGCATCCTACCCAACCGCTTTGTGCCCATCCGCCACGCGGCACTGGGTGCAATGATTACTGCGGTGCTGCTGGAACTGACCAAGCTGCTGTTTGCTTATTACATCGGCCAGGTGGCCAACTACCAGCTGGTGTATGGTGCATTTGCCAGCATTCCCATCTTTCTGTTGTGGGTGTACTGCCTGTGGATGGTGGTGCTGGCCGGCGCGGTGTTCACCGCCTCCCTGTCTTATTGGGAGGGTGGTGCCTGGCGGCGGCGTTTCGAGCCGCGACGGCGCTTTCTGGATGCCGTGGAAGTACTGCTGATGCTGGATGTGGCCCAGGAGCAAGGTTGCAGTTTGACGCCGGCACAGCTGCGCCAGCAGGTGAAGATCGGCTATGACGAGCTGGGCTTGGTGCTGGACAAGCTGGCCCAGCATGGCTATGTGCAGAAAGGCCAGCGTGATGGCTGGGTGCTGATGCGCAAACTGGCTACCGTGCAGCTGTCCGACTTGTTCCAGCTGTTTGTCTACCGGGCAGACCTGGCCAATGACGATGATGTCGGCCAGGGCATTGAAGTCTTGCTGGGCAGTGTCACGGAGCGGCTTCAGACCGTTTCGCTGGATGACTTTGCCCGTCGGCTGGGGCGGAAGTAG
- the wrbA gene encoding NAD(P)H:quinone oxidoreductase, with amino-acid sequence MQDILVLYYSQHGATAELARLIARGIESVPGCQARLRTVPKVSTVCEASEPAIPTQGAPYVEKTDLAECIGLALGSPTRFGNMAAAMKYFIDSTSGEWMAGALAGKPGCVFTSSSSMHGGQESTLLSMMLPLLHHGMLIVGLPYSEPSLAATQAGGTPYGVSHVAGIQNDRPLSEDERKLAQAQGKRLAEAALRLQQPLPDSNH; translated from the coding sequence GTGCAAGACATTCTTGTTCTCTATTACAGCCAGCATGGTGCTACCGCCGAACTGGCCCGCCTGATCGCCCGCGGCATCGAAAGCGTGCCTGGCTGCCAGGCGCGACTGCGCACCGTGCCCAAGGTATCCACCGTGTGCGAAGCCAGCGAGCCGGCCATTCCGACACAGGGCGCACCCTATGTGGAAAAAACCGATCTGGCCGAATGCATAGGCCTGGCACTGGGCAGCCCCACCCGTTTTGGCAATATGGCGGCGGCCATGAAGTACTTCATCGACAGCACCAGCGGAGAGTGGATGGCTGGCGCACTGGCCGGTAAGCCGGGCTGCGTGTTTACCAGCTCGTCGTCCATGCATGGCGGACAGGAATCCACCTTGCTGAGCATGATGCTGCCGCTGCTGCACCATGGCATGCTGATTGTCGGCCTGCCTTATTCCGAGCCATCTCTGGCCGCCACCCAGGCCGGTGGTACGCCTTATGGCGTCAGCCATGTGGCCGGGATACAAAACGACCGCCCGTTGTCCGAAGACGAGCGCAAGTTGGCGCAGGCCCAGGGCAAACGTCTGGCCGAAGCCGCCCTGCGGCTGCAACAACCGTTGCCGGACAGCAATCACTAA
- a CDS encoding sensor domain-containing diguanylate cyclase, whose translation MAMATVATSSALLLASGEAWAESARHAPWDWPLAGLLCLATGIWLGSIWQRLRQSRLRINALHFHVQHSTDALLALDESGRVQVTSQGCADLLGHTPQSLQTSGLPARLCQQLQQQTTLLVPPHFIDWQDTQQRPLRLGVQQLVMPADTLPAHWRILLLHTVYTPHPVSTPASTMLTALQGARIGLCEFDLDQARINCNSGALHTLLGLPADQETIGLDDWRQRVHPEDRSLLDNALQNIGLGTTAVLDLEYRMQHADQHWEWLEQIFQPADASTRPRHVQVFSQVITPRKLAETAMRRRELEFRTLVENSSDIIARYDLDLRCQFINRSVSRYSPMIRDEHIGKTVHEKGWPDNVVAQFEQECRRLIDSGEPRCFEMELLSHNRRYIFETRLFPEFDSNGKLTSILSVDREITDSRQANRLLSEENAVMEMIAANQPLEDILGQICTMIESQLTGGCCSVMLLTEDGEHLHVASGNKLPAGYLAIIEGIAIGPQVGSCGTAAYFKRTIIVDDMENSPLWQPYLELIRPFGLRACWSTPLFSSQRELLGTFAIYYNEPRTPNPDEMRLVYRSSHITAIALQRDQHEKKLFQLATMDELTRLDNRRNFLLQAARELKRSQRNGTDMAVLMMDLDHFKNINDAYGHAAGDQVITHFAKLCRQILRATDLAGRLGGEEFAALLPEADSTHALAVAERLRTAVNDSLVEANGQQIHYTVSIGLSLLRDSDQHVDDLLKRADKLLYQAKHQGRNQVCHDLMLKLV comes from the coding sequence ATGGCCATGGCAACCGTGGCGACAAGCAGTGCTCTGCTGCTGGCCAGTGGGGAAGCGTGGGCGGAGTCGGCGCGACATGCCCCCTGGGACTGGCCGTTGGCAGGCTTGCTGTGTCTGGCTACGGGTATCTGGCTGGGTAGTATCTGGCAACGGCTGCGCCAGTCCCGACTACGCATCAATGCCTTGCATTTTCATGTACAGCACTCGACCGATGCGCTGCTTGCGCTGGATGAATCTGGCCGGGTACAGGTGACAAGCCAGGGCTGTGCCGACCTGCTCGGCCATACCCCACAAAGCCTGCAGACCAGCGGCCTGCCTGCCCGGCTGTGTCAGCAGCTGCAGCAGCAAACGACATTGCTGGTACCGCCGCACTTCATAGACTGGCAAGACACCCAACAACGGCCATTGCGCCTGGGCGTGCAGCAGCTGGTGATGCCAGCCGACACCCTGCCTGCACACTGGCGGATATTACTGCTGCATACGGTCTACACCCCTCATCCTGTATCGACACCGGCCTCGACCATGCTTACGGCACTGCAGGGTGCGCGCATCGGCCTGTGCGAATTCGACCTTGATCAGGCTAGGATCAACTGCAATAGCGGCGCGCTGCACACCTTGCTGGGGCTACCAGCTGACCAAGAGACCATCGGCCTGGACGACTGGCGGCAACGCGTACATCCGGAAGACCGCAGCCTGCTGGACAATGCGCTGCAGAACATCGGGCTGGGCACGACAGCCGTACTGGATCTGGAATACCGCATGCAACATGCCGATCAGCACTGGGAATGGCTGGAGCAGATATTCCAGCCTGCCGATGCGAGCACACGCCCTCGTCATGTACAGGTGTTCAGTCAGGTCATCACACCACGCAAGCTAGCCGAAACAGCCATGCGCCGACGTGAGCTGGAATTCCGTACTCTGGTGGAAAATTCCAGTGACATCATCGCCCGCTATGATCTGGATTTGCGCTGCCAGTTTATCAACCGCAGCGTCAGCCGCTACTCGCCCATGATCCGTGACGAGCACATCGGCAAGACCGTGCATGAAAAAGGCTGGCCGGACAATGTGGTGGCCCAGTTCGAACAGGAGTGCCGTCGCCTGATCGACAGCGGCGAGCCACGTTGTTTTGAAATGGAGCTGCTGTCGCACAACCGGCGCTACATTTTTGAAACCCGCCTGTTTCCCGAATTCGACAGCAACGGCAAGCTGACCAGCATCCTGTCGGTAGATCGCGAAATTACCGACAGCCGGCAGGCCAACCGCCTGCTGAGCGAAGAAAACGCCGTGATGGAGATGATTGCCGCCAATCAGCCGCTGGAGGATATCCTGGGCCAGATCTGTACCATGATCGAATCCCAGCTCACTGGCGGATGCTGTTCGGTGATGTTGCTGACAGAAGACGGCGAGCACCTGCACGTGGCCTCCGGCAACAAGCTGCCAGCCGGGTACCTTGCCATCATCGAAGGCATTGCTATTGGCCCTCAGGTGGGTTCCTGCGGCACTGCGGCCTACTTCAAGCGCACCATCATCGTTGACGATATGGAAAACAGCCCGCTATGGCAGCCCTATCTGGAGCTGATCCGCCCCTTCGGGCTGCGCGCTTGCTGGTCGACACCGCTATTTAGCAGCCAGCGCGAGCTACTGGGCACCTTTGCCATTTACTACAACGAGCCCCGCACACCGAACCCGGATGAAATGCGCCTGGTCTACCGTAGCTCGCATATCACCGCCATCGCCCTGCAGCGCGACCAGCATGAAAAAAAGCTGTTCCAGCTAGCCACCATGGACGAGCTGACCCGGCTGGACAACCGCCGCAACTTCCTGCTGCAAGCCGCGCGCGAACTCAAGCGCAGCCAGCGCAACGGCACGGACATGGCCGTACTGATGATGGATCTGGACCACTTCAAGAACATCAACGATGCCTATGGCCATGCGGCGGGCGATCAGGTGATCACCCATTTTGCCAAGCTGTGCCGCCAGATTCTGCGCGCGACCGATCTGGCCGGACGGCTCGGCGGCGAGGAGTTTGCCGCCTTGCTGCCGGAGGCCGACAGCACACATGCACTGGCCGTGGCAGAAAGATTACGCACCGCGGTGAATGACAGCCTGGTCGAGGCCAACGGTCAGCAGATTCACTACACGGTGAGCATCGGCCTGTCCCTGTTGCGCGATAGCGATCAGCATGTGGACGACCTGCTGAAACGGGCAGACAAGCTGCTCTATCAGGCCAAGCACCAAGGCCGCAATCAAGTGTGCCACGACCTGATGCTGAAACTCGTCTGA
- the rfaQ gene encoding putative lipopolysaccharide heptosyltransferase III translates to MLNDSIDLTQVRRVLVIKLRHHGDVLLTSPVFSVLKQQAPHLEVDALVYRDTQEMLSLHPAISQLHTIDRNWKKLGPIGQLKAELYLLSALRQRRYDLVITLTEHKRGAWLTRLLSPRWSVGPDGRYGKLFRNSFTHRYLQVPGNRRHTIEIHLDALRRIGIYPAENQRQLMLVAGHNAEATLAAKLEQQGLQAGQYILVHPTSRWLFKSWTVENMVALINTLQQRGQRVLLTAAPSPDEMSMLADIQSRLTMPAASLAGQLSLKELAAAIDNARLYIGVDSVPMHIASAMKTPCVALFGPSGDIEWGPWQVPHRVVAASVPCRPCGNAGCGGGWNSECLNLISLQQVMDAVDAVLGETA, encoded by the coding sequence ATGCTGAACGACTCCATCGATCTGACCCAGGTACGACGCGTCTTGGTCATCAAATTGCGTCACCATGGGGATGTGCTGCTGACGTCTCCGGTTTTTTCCGTGCTCAAACAGCAGGCCCCGCATCTGGAGGTCGATGCCTTGGTGTACCGCGATACGCAGGAAATGCTCAGCCTGCATCCGGCCATCAGCCAGCTGCACACCATAGATCGCAACTGGAAAAAACTGGGTCCCATCGGCCAACTCAAGGCAGAGTTGTATTTGCTGTCTGCCTTACGCCAGCGTCGCTACGATCTGGTGATCACCCTGACCGAGCACAAGCGCGGGGCATGGCTGACGCGTCTGCTGTCGCCACGCTGGTCGGTAGGGCCGGATGGCCGCTACGGCAAACTGTTTCGCAACAGCTTTACCCACCGCTATCTGCAAGTGCCGGGTAACCGCCGCCATACCATTGAAATCCATCTGGATGCCTTGCGGCGCATCGGGATTTATCCGGCTGAAAATCAGCGTCAACTGATGCTGGTGGCCGGCCACAATGCCGAGGCCACCCTGGCCGCCAAACTGGAACAGCAGGGCTTGCAGGCCGGGCAGTACATTCTGGTACACCCCACCTCGCGCTGGCTGTTCAAGAGCTGGACGGTGGAAAACATGGTTGCGCTGATCAATACCCTGCAGCAGCGTGGCCAGCGTGTACTGCTGACTGCCGCACCCAGCCCGGATGAGATGTCCATGCTGGCCGATATCCAGTCGCGGCTGACCATGCCTGCTGCCAGCCTGGCCGGCCAGCTCAGCCTGAAAGAACTGGCTGCCGCCATCGATAACGCCCGGCTGTACATCGGCGTGGATTCGGTGCCCATGCATATTGCCTCGGCGATGAAAACGCCCTGTGTGGCCTTGTTTGGCCCGTCTGGTGACATCGAATGGGGGCCGTGGCAGGTGCCGCACCGCGTGGTGGCTGCCTCGGTGCCGTGCCGGCCGTGTGGCAATGCTGGCTGTGGCGGTGGCTGGAACAGCGAATGTCTGAATCTGATCAGTCTGCAACAAGTCATGGATGCGGTTGACGCCGTACTGGGAGAAACCGCATGA
- the cysG gene encoding siroheme synthase CysG, which produces MDYFPIFLKLQDAACLVVGGGDVALRKVRLLKAAGARLTVVAPEMTDELASMAKRGELQWLPGYFADDMVSGMRLVIAATDQRTVNQQVSQVAQQHNIPVNVVDDPEISTYITPAIIDRSPLVIAVSSGGSVPVLARLVRARLESIIPASFGLLAAFSSRFRERVKARFADVEARRTFWESVLEGPVAEAVMNGREAVACEEMEKRLASTEDCPSGAVYLVGAGPGNPDLLTFRALRLMQQADVVLHDKLVAPELLELVRRDAERIYVGKARANHTLPQEDINQLMVRLAQSGKRVLRLKGGDPFTFGRGGEEIETLAEHNIPFEVVPGITSANGAASYAGIPLTHRDHAQSVTFVTGHKKDGSIDLDWPALTRPDQTVVVYMGLTMAAELCAAFIEHGKPADTPAAVIEWATTPRQRTLSGTLETLPALISSYGVASPALIIVGSVVSLADKLAWFRRVENGPATMPDSQQK; this is translated from the coding sequence ATGGATTACTTTCCGATTTTTCTCAAGCTGCAAGATGCCGCCTGTCTGGTGGTTGGCGGGGGCGACGTAGCCCTGCGCAAGGTACGCCTGCTCAAGGCCGCTGGCGCGCGGCTGACCGTGGTTGCACCCGAAATGACGGACGAGCTGGCCTCGATGGCCAAACGTGGCGAATTGCAGTGGTTGCCCGGCTATTTTGCTGACGATATGGTCAGCGGCATGCGGCTGGTCATTGCGGCCACCGATCAGCGCACGGTCAACCAGCAGGTTTCCCAAGTGGCGCAGCAGCACAATATCCCGGTCAATGTGGTGGACGACCCGGAAATCTCTACCTACATCACCCCTGCCATCATTGACCGCTCGCCATTGGTGATTGCGGTTTCCTCCGGTGGCAGTGTCCCGGTGCTGGCGCGACTGGTACGCGCCAGGCTGGAAAGCATCATTCCGGCCAGTTTTGGCCTGCTAGCGGCATTTTCTTCCCGCTTCCGCGAGCGGGTAAAAGCCCGGTTTGCCGATGTTGAAGCGCGGCGTACTTTCTGGGAGTCGGTACTGGAAGGCCCGGTAGCCGAAGCCGTGATGAATGGCCGCGAGGCAGTTGCCTGCGAAGAAATGGAAAAACGGCTGGCCAGCACGGAAGACTGCCCCAGCGGTGCGGTGTATCTGGTGGGAGCCGGCCCGGGCAACCCTGATCTGCTGACTTTCCGTGCCCTGCGCCTGATGCAGCAGGCCGACGTGGTGCTGCACGACAAGCTGGTGGCACCCGAGTTGCTGGAGCTGGTGCGACGCGATGCCGAACGTATCTACGTGGGCAAGGCGCGTGCCAATCACACCCTGCCGCAGGAAGACATCAACCAGCTGATGGTGCGCCTGGCGCAGTCCGGCAAGCGGGTGCTACGGTTGAAGGGTGGCGATCCCTTTACCTTTGGCCGTGGTGGCGAGGAAATCGAAACCCTGGCCGAGCACAATATCCCGTTTGAAGTGGTGCCGGGCATTACGTCAGCAAATGGCGCTGCCAGCTATGCCGGTATACCCTTGACCCATCGTGATCACGCCCAGTCGGTGACATTTGTTACCGGCCACAAGAAAGATGGCAGCATCGATCTGGACTGGCCGGCGTTGACCCGACCGGATCAGACCGTGGTGGTGTACATGGGGCTGACCATGGCCGCCGAGCTATGCGCCGCTTTCATCGAGCATGGCAAGCCGGCGGATACCCCGGCAGCAGTCATCGAATGGGCAACCACTCCGCGCCAGCGTACGCTGAGCGGAACGCTGGAAACCCTGCCGGCACTGATATCGTCCTATGGCGTTGCATCGCCGGCGCTTATCATAGTGGGCAGTGTCGTTTCGCTGGCAGATAAACTCGCCTGGTTCCGTCGGGTGGAAAACGGGCCTGCTACAATGCCGGATTCGCAGCAGAAATGA
- a CDS encoding PTS sugar transporter subunit IIA: MVGVLVISHGNLGACLLDCARHVLGRDPDNIATLAVEKTEDPDQKLVEASALVARLEQGDGVVVLTDMYGGTPSNIASRLIDPGKVEAVAGVSLPMLVRALSYSSQPLEIVVSKAITGGLEGVLYILPGDGNAAR; this comes from the coding sequence ATGGTTGGTGTACTAGTCATATCTCATGGCAATCTGGGCGCTTGTCTACTGGACTGCGCCCGGCATGTATTAGGACGGGACCCGGACAATATCGCCACGCTGGCGGTAGAAAAAACCGAGGATCCGGATCAGAAACTGGTCGAGGCTTCTGCGCTGGTGGCACGCCTGGAACAAGGCGATGGCGTAGTGGTACTGACTGATATGTATGGTGGCACGCCATCCAATATTGCCAGCCGGCTGATTGACCCGGGCAAGGTGGAAGCCGTTGCCGGGGTCAGCCTGCCCATGCTGGTGCGTGCGCTCAGTTATAGCAGCCAGCCGCTGGAAATTGTGGTCAGCAAGGCCATTACCGGCGGGCTGGAGGGCGTACTTTATATTCTTCCAGGGGACGGTAATGCTGCGCGTTGA